A stretch of Planococcus citri chromosome 5, ihPlaCitr1.1, whole genome shotgun sequence DNA encodes these proteins:
- the LOC135848253 gene encoding uncharacterized protein LOC135848253 isoform X15, whose protein sequence is MAEIISDLYDLANPTPVPLQELSAITLSTEIWRNEVDKHRQSGRVSLRAFRKSEETISLKTILPDLPSKIYDMVEEYVSRFALSLDRWLKDQYKRVFHFHYSHQNYILEDFNDFVADFYGDIDYSRTAERIMQCDRVSIDVKFRIACTYFFEQDISRIWPSVSEKIDSKYDFRENPENPQMNYWIYRLKNELDKVPTVGGDNGNVDETMLHYCVSFSRPSVEYFWNRIPPENRMRQVRTHDESFLRFLLPKLNEVQIQELINRPLGYSMMEDLFENRRFSNELILRIWTRVRDIMTEDFFCRLINSMVRYETSTYGEFYQNHRSMLHLCREIWNRAPANFQRSAIRHVMFTELGFEFGNACDNWLSGAEFLLTILPTATLEERKAFWSKYYERMIEHCYRGTDLQRIMNLCFENETEMIRFKNTFIVAHETVLRLPNPMLRGGWFDELNDLICFCCPDIPSSRIFKQNSLRSIFFDPDFRFSRRMVRKSKELDDFIKNSFDTIDEYTDFKIQLMSSPELQADLCVFANWFSVLHVELVEFLDTFILTEQIRLQMKKRMRECLEIEFVAADRCYLLGDALLMWCLGSDQEVEKFKMAHAEQFSKQICIF, encoded by the coding sequence atggctgaaataatATCCGACTTATACGATCTTGCCAATCCGACTCCAGTTCCGCTCCAAGAACTATCAGCAATCACCCTTAGCACCGAAATATGGCGCAATGAAGTGGATAAACATCGCCAAAGTGGACGTGTATCATTAAGAGCATTTCGCAAATCTGAAGAAACTATTTCATTGAAAACCATACTTCCTGATTTACCTTCCAAGATTTACGATATGGTCGAAGAATACGTCTCGAGATTTGCCTTATCGTTGGATCGCTGGCTAAAAGATCAATATAAAAgagtatttcattttcactacAGTCATCAGAACTATATTTTAGAAGACTTTAATGATTTTGTTGCCGATTTCTACGGTGATATTGATTACTCGAGGACAGCCGAACGTATAATGCAATGTGATCGAGTTAGTATCGATGTAAAGTTCAGAATCgcgtgtacatattttttcgaacaAGATATCAGTCGAATTTGGCCATCTGTATCTGAGAAGATCGACTCGAAATATGATTTTAGGGAAAATCCGGAAAATCCACAAATGAATTACTGGATTTAccgtctgaaaaatgaattagatAAGGTACCAACCGTTGGCGGCGATAATGGCAATGTCGATGAAACAATGTTACATTATTGTGTGTCTTTCAGTAGACCATCggtagaatatttttggaatcgtataccTCCTGAGAACCGAATGCGGCAAGTTCGTACACATGACGAATCTTTTCTGCGGTTCCTTTTACCAAAACTTAACGAAGTACAGATTCAAGAATTAATCAACAGGCCTTTAGGTTATTCAATGATGGAAGACTTATTTGAAAATCGTCGTTTCAGTAATGAACTCATTTTACGTATATGGACACGAGTCAGAGACATTATgactgaagattttttttgtcgtttgaTCAACTCCATGGTGCGTTATGAGACTTCTACTTATGGGGAGTTCTATCAGAATCACAGGAGTATGTTGCACTTGTGTCGTGAAATATGGAACCGTGCTCCGGCTAATTTTCAACGATCGGCGATTAGACATGTTATGTTTACCGAGTTGGGGTTTGAATTCGGCAACGCTTGTGATAATTGGCTGAGTGGCGCCGAGTTCTTATTGACTATTCTTCCAACTGCTACTCTCGAGGAGAGAAAGGCATTTTGGAGTAAGTATTATGAACGAATGATTGAACATTGCTATCGTGGCACAGATTTACAACGAATAATGAATCTGTGCTTTGAAAACGAAACCGAAATGATTCGTTTCAAGAACACTTTTATCGTTGCTCACGAAACTGTACTTCGGCTTCCAAATCCAATGCTCAGAGGTGGCTGGTTCGACGAGTTGAACGACTTGATATGTTTTTGTTGTCCTGACATACCATCGagcagaattttcaaacagaattCTCTAAggtcgatttttttcgacccaGATTTTCGATTTAGCAGACGCATGGTTCGTAAATCGAAGGAATTAGATGATTTCATCAAGAATTCTTTCGACACGATTGATGAATatactgatttcaaaattcaactaatGTCATCACCTGAGCTGCAAGCAGATTTGTGTGTATTTGCCAACTGGTTTTCGGTGTTGCATGTGGAACTGGTAGAATTCCTCGATACGTTTATTTTGACGGAGCAAATCCGACTTCAAATGAAAAAACGTATGCGAGAGTGTTTGGAAATCGAGTTTGTAGCTGCTGATAGATGTTACCTTTTGGGTGATGCGTTATTAATGTGGTGTTTGGGAAGTGACCAGGAAGTTGAAAAGTTCAAGATGGCCCATGCTGAACAGTTCAGCAagcaaatatgtattttttga